A DNA window from Candidatus Protochlamydia naegleriophila contains the following coding sequences:
- a CDS encoding DUF4239 domain-containing protein produces MLFYSLFAHIPLWGIFLFTIGLTWLAFEIGFRLGLYKKRRSPNLKEAPLNSAVAATLGLFAFILAFTFNMAANRFDERRNLVLEESNAIGTTYLRTGYLPEPQAEKIRQLLREYVSIRLEAVLSGSSLAGIETSEHLQDAMWDQAEQIARDSPDSIIAGLFIQSLNEVIDIHSKRVMKGLRSHIPEVIWDAIYCVAFLAMAAMGYQSGLSGQHLITLHSTLILTFSIVMALIGDLDRPQEGLLRVSQQSMIDLYKKIKREKAT; encoded by the coding sequence ATGCTTTTTTATTCTTTATTTGCCCATATTCCGCTTTGGGGAATCTTTTTATTCACGATTGGTCTGACTTGGCTAGCCTTTGAAATCGGATTTCGCTTAGGGCTATATAAGAAAAGACGATCCCCCAATCTGAAAGAGGCACCATTAAACTCGGCCGTAGCTGCAACCCTCGGTTTGTTCGCCTTTATTTTGGCTTTTACATTCAATATGGCAGCTAATCGCTTCGATGAGAGAAGGAATTTAGTTTTAGAGGAATCGAATGCGATTGGAACAACCTATTTACGAACAGGCTATCTGCCCGAGCCTCAAGCAGAAAAAATCAGACAGCTATTAAGGGAATATGTGAGCATTCGATTAGAGGCTGTTCTCAGCGGATCGTCCCTCGCAGGGATTGAGACATCTGAGCATCTGCAAGATGCGATGTGGGATCAGGCTGAGCAAATCGCTCGCGACTCCCCCGACTCAATCATAGCCGGCCTATTCATCCAATCATTAAATGAGGTCATCGACATCCATTCCAAACGCGTGATGAAAGGATTGCGCAGCCACATTCCTGAAGTCATTTGGGATGCGATCTATTGTGTCGCTTTTTTAGCTATGGCAGCGATGGGATACCAGTCAGGATTGTCGGGCCAGCACCTGATTACTCTACACAGCACGCTCATCCTAACTTTTTCGATCGTCATGGCTTTAATTGGAGACCTAGATCGTCCCCAAGAAGGGCTTCTCAGAGTAAGCCAGCAATCGATGATCGATCTCTACAAAAAAATCAAAAGAGAAAAGGCTACTTAA
- a CDS encoding ABC-F family ATP-binding cassette domain-containing protein codes for MIQVDGLSLAYHGEALFEDASFSIQPGERCSLVGRNGAGKSSLFRLLTGQETPDKGTIAKRKNYIIGTLNQHIVFTKPTLIEEAALGLRPEEEDCIYKAETILFGLGFTEEDLDRSPQEFSGGYQLRLHLAKVLVGEPDCLLLDEPTNYLDIVSIRWFTKFLQEWKGEFILISHDREFLDSVSTHTMGIHRQKVSKFKGSTIDFFEQIMQKEEIYEKTRLNLEKKKEHLQGFIDRFGAKASKATQAASKQKQLSRIPVMENLKNLYQLDFQFNGAPFPGKKMLEVEDIAFAYDPTAEKPLIDHLSLLIEKGERVAIIGKNGRGKSTILRLLAGELNPLKGEAKRSDNLAIGYFGQTNIDRLHPKHTIEEEISSANSKLNFTQVKKICGLMMFSGDKSCKRNGVLSGGEKSRVLIGKIIATPCNLLLLDEPTHHLDMESIEALIDAIEDFEGAVIIVTHSELILKRMGLDKIVVCHEGRQELFLGTYEEFLDKNGWEE; via the coding sequence ATGATTCAAGTAGATGGATTATCTTTGGCCTATCATGGCGAAGCCTTATTTGAGGATGCCTCTTTTAGTATACAACCGGGAGAGCGTTGCTCGTTAGTTGGCCGCAATGGTGCCGGTAAATCTTCTTTATTTCGCCTATTGACAGGACAAGAAACTCCAGATAAGGGAACGATCGCCAAGCGCAAAAATTACATCATTGGAACCTTGAATCAGCATATCGTTTTTACTAAGCCGACATTAATCGAAGAGGCTGCTTTGGGATTGCGACCAGAGGAAGAGGATTGCATTTATAAGGCCGAGACAATTCTTTTCGGTTTGGGATTTACGGAAGAGGACTTGGATCGTTCACCTCAAGAATTTTCTGGCGGTTATCAGTTGAGGCTCCATTTGGCCAAGGTTTTGGTGGGCGAGCCCGATTGTTTGCTTTTGGATGAACCGACAAACTACTTAGACATTGTGTCGATTCGCTGGTTTACTAAATTCCTTCAGGAGTGGAAAGGAGAATTCATTTTGATTTCTCACGATAGGGAATTTTTAGATAGCGTCTCTACCCATACCATGGGGATTCATCGCCAGAAAGTGAGCAAATTTAAAGGTAGTACGATCGATTTCTTCGAACAAATTATGCAGAAAGAAGAGATTTATGAGAAGACGCGTTTGAATCTGGAGAAGAAGAAGGAGCATCTGCAAGGATTTATCGATCGTTTTGGAGCCAAGGCTTCCAAGGCTACTCAGGCAGCATCTAAGCAAAAGCAACTCAGCCGCATTCCGGTCATGGAAAATCTAAAGAATCTCTACCAACTCGATTTCCAGTTTAATGGAGCTCCTTTTCCCGGCAAAAAAATGTTGGAAGTAGAAGATATTGCGTTTGCCTACGATCCGACAGCAGAAAAACCTTTGATCGATCATTTGTCGCTTTTGATCGAAAAAGGAGAGCGAGTTGCTATCATTGGAAAAAATGGACGAGGCAAGTCGACGATCCTGCGTCTATTGGCGGGTGAGCTCAACCCCTTAAAAGGGGAAGCCAAGCGTTCCGATAACCTAGCCATTGGTTATTTTGGCCAGACTAATATAGACCGCTTACATCCCAAGCATACCATCGAAGAAGAAATTTCTTCGGCTAATTCAAAGCTCAATTTTACTCAAGTCAAGAAAATTTGCGGTTTGATGATGTTCAGCGGGGACAAGTCTTGCAAGCGCAATGGAGTCTTATCAGGGGGAGAAAAGAGCCGCGTTTTGATCGGCAAAATAATTGCCACACCGTGCAATTTATTGTTATTGGATGAACCGACTCACCACCTTGACATGGAATCAATCGAAGCCCTGATTGATGCGATTGAGGATTTTGAGGGAGCCGTTATTATCGTGACGCACAGCGAATTGATCTTGAAAAGAATGGGCTTAGATAAAATTGTCGTGTGCCACGAAGGAAGGCAAGAGCTGTTTTTGGGAACTTATGAAGAGTTTCTCGATAAGAATGGCTGGGAGGAGTAA
- the can gene encoding carbonate dehydratase, giving the protein MRDLKILFDNNKQWVEKHIGNDPEYFLRMSKGQQPRYLWIGCSDSRIPANEVVGLEPGELFVHRNVANLFVHTDLNCLSVLQYAVDVLEIEHIIVCGHYGCGGVAAAMKDQQLGIMDNWLRNIRDIYANSQFELDAMEDPVLRNNRLVELNVLQQVNNVCHTTIVQNAWARKQPLCLHGWVYELETGKLRDLNCCISSLQQVEEVYLTR; this is encoded by the coding sequence ATGAGAGACTTAAAAATCCTTTTTGACAACAACAAACAATGGGTTGAGAAGCATATAGGCAATGATCCTGAATACTTTTTGCGCATGTCTAAGGGGCAGCAGCCCCGTTATTTATGGATAGGCTGTTCAGATAGCCGCATTCCAGCCAATGAGGTGGTGGGGTTGGAGCCGGGGGAGCTTTTTGTTCACCGCAACGTTGCCAATCTCTTTGTTCACACTGATCTCAATTGCCTTTCCGTGCTGCAATATGCCGTTGACGTTCTAGAAATTGAGCACATCATTGTCTGTGGCCATTATGGCTGTGGTGGAGTGGCTGCAGCCATGAAAGATCAGCAGTTGGGTATCATGGACAATTGGCTACGAAATATCCGGGATATCTACGCCAATTCTCAATTTGAACTGGATGCAATGGAAGATCCTGTGCTGCGCAATAATCGCCTAGTTGAGTTGAATGTCTTGCAGCAAGTCAATAATGTTTGCCATACGACCATTGTGCAAAATGCTTGGGCGCGCAAACAGCCTCTTTGCCTACATGGTTGGGTTTATGAGCTTGAAACGGGCAAGCTGCGCGACCTCAATTGTTGCATCTCGAGTTTACAGCAGGTTGAAGAAGTGTATTTAACCCGCTAA
- a CDS encoding SulP family inorganic anion transporter — MKNFFSNLKLYSQDYVPKTFICLREGYSFSLFLNDLFAGITVGVIALPLAMAFAIGSGVPPERGLFTAIIAGFLISFLGGSRVQIGGPTGAFVVIVYGIVQKYGYDGLAAATLIGGLLIILMGLARCGVLLRFIPYPVTTGFTTGIAVTIFSSQIKDFFGLRMEQVPAEFIDKWSAYASQIHTCSLCAVLLAGGTLTLIFTLRYFYPRFPGTILAVILAGLIAYALQLPIETIETKFGGIPNMLPAPSIPALSFEKIQEVFPAAITIALLGGIESLLSAMVADGMTGHRHRSNSELVAQGIANIGSVLFGGIPATGAIARTSANIKMGAKTPIAGMIHAGTLLLLMLFLSPFASKIPLAALSAVLIFVAWNMSELPHFVEILRSDLSDAAVLVITFLLTVLIDLTVAVQVGVILSAILFLKKMSDSTTIEACRILVLEESKQAPQEPEAEILLREDVPSDVIVFEMKGPFFFGVADLLNETLRRMNEKPRVFILRMRHVPMIDTTGLHALKQFAIKCKTQGILFLISGARPAVIASIKSIQLEKIIGLEHFFPAIDLALIHARKNYSESGGKADLQLHTVPFKTH, encoded by the coding sequence ATGAAAAATTTTTTCTCTAATCTGAAGCTTTATTCTCAAGACTATGTTCCCAAGACTTTTATTTGCCTGAGAGAAGGCTATTCTTTTTCTCTCTTCCTGAATGATCTTTTTGCTGGTATCACCGTCGGGGTCATTGCTTTACCTCTTGCAATGGCCTTTGCCATTGGATCGGGTGTCCCTCCAGAAAGAGGGCTGTTCACGGCGATCATCGCAGGCTTTCTCATTTCTTTTTTAGGCGGCAGCCGTGTACAGATCGGCGGGCCGACCGGTGCCTTTGTTGTGATCGTCTATGGTATCGTGCAGAAATATGGCTACGATGGGCTTGCTGCAGCAACCTTGATTGGAGGCTTGCTTATCATTTTAATGGGGCTTGCTAGGTGCGGGGTCTTGCTGCGCTTTATTCCTTATCCGGTGACGACTGGATTTACGACTGGGATAGCTGTGACGATTTTCTCTTCGCAGATTAAAGATTTTTTTGGGCTGCGCATGGAGCAGGTTCCGGCAGAATTTATTGACAAATGGTCAGCCTATGCCTCTCAAATTCATACGTGCAGCCTGTGCGCTGTGCTGCTTGCTGGCGGAACCTTGACACTCATCTTTACTTTACGTTATTTTTACCCGCGCTTTCCAGGTACCATTTTGGCTGTTATTTTGGCGGGATTGATTGCTTACGCTTTGCAGCTTCCTATTGAGACCATTGAAACCAAGTTTGGGGGCATTCCCAATATGCTCCCAGCTCCTAGCATTCCGGCTTTGAGTTTCGAAAAGATTCAGGAAGTCTTTCCAGCGGCCATTACGATCGCTCTGCTTGGAGGCATTGAATCTCTTCTTTCGGCGATGGTAGCCGATGGAATGACAGGGCACCGCCACCGCTCTAATTCGGAATTAGTCGCCCAAGGGATCGCCAATATTGGTTCGGTTCTATTTGGCGGAATACCGGCGACTGGAGCCATTGCCCGCACCTCTGCTAATATAAAAATGGGGGCTAAAACTCCAATAGCCGGCATGATTCATGCTGGAACGCTGCTTTTGCTGATGCTTTTTTTGAGCCCTTTTGCTTCTAAGATTCCATTAGCAGCCCTTTCGGCCGTGCTAATTTTTGTAGCGTGGAACATGAGCGAACTGCCCCACTTTGTCGAAATTTTGCGCAGCGATTTAAGCGATGCAGCCGTTTTAGTCATTACCTTCCTTCTCACCGTCTTAATCGATTTGACTGTGGCTGTGCAGGTGGGGGTCATTTTATCGGCCATTCTGTTTTTGAAGAAAATGAGCGATTCTACAACCATTGAAGCCTGCCGCATTTTAGTTTTAGAAGAAAGCAAGCAAGCTCCGCAAGAACCAGAGGCTGAGATTCTTTTAAGAGAAGATGTACCTTCTGATGTCATCGTTTTCGAAATGAAAGGTCCATTTTTCTTTGGCGTAGCTGATCTTTTAAACGAAACCCTGCGACGCATGAATGAGAAGCCGCGCGTATTTATTTTAAGGATGCGGCATGTTCCCATGATTGATACAACCGGATTACATGCTTTAAAGCAGTTTGCAATCAAGTGTAAAACCCAAGGCATTTTATTTTTAATTTCGGGCGCAAGGCCGGCAGTCATCGCTTCGATAAAGTCCATCCAATTGGAAAAAATTATTGGTCTTGAACACTTTTTCCCCGCTATTGATCTGGCATTGATTCATGCTCGTAAAAACTATTCGGAAAGCGGTGGTAAAGCGGATTTACAATTGCATACGGTACCGTTTAAGACGCATTAA
- a CDS encoding glycerophosphodiester phosphodiesterase family protein gives MNHLAKVLMMLLPSLSQAFEIQGHRGARGLLPENTLPSFSAAVEAGVHGIEVDLLMTKDGEIVIHHDFFLNPRLCQYRDGSPIQNIALIKESTLSELKELDCGCRLHPKFPKQHLIPGTPIPTLQELLNALSSESHPNAKMIRLNLEIKADPATPHYIPEPALIVKKIADIVCEKGFANRVYYSSFDLALLAEMRRRDIDCILGLILDEESLIAQGIDPLDWLPTVISIAHSMQATIISPHYDLMTKEVVERLHQAGLRAIPWTINQQSICQHLIEMGADGVITDYPIDMLAFVNRS, from the coding sequence ATGAATCATTTGGCCAAGGTTCTAATGATGTTGCTCCCTTCTTTAAGTCAAGCCTTTGAAATCCAAGGACATCGAGGCGCAAGAGGACTGCTGCCAGAGAATACGCTACCAAGCTTCAGCGCTGCTGTCGAAGCGGGAGTACATGGCATTGAAGTAGATCTTTTGATGACCAAAGACGGAGAAATCGTCATCCACCATGACTTTTTTTTAAATCCAAGACTTTGCCAATATCGGGATGGCTCACCCATACAAAACATTGCTTTGATCAAAGAATCCACTCTCTCCGAGCTCAAAGAATTAGATTGTGGCTGTCGGCTGCATCCCAAATTTCCAAAGCAGCACCTAATCCCTGGAACGCCCATTCCGACTTTACAAGAGCTCTTGAATGCCCTTTCTTCAGAGAGCCATCCCAACGCTAAAATGATCCGACTCAACCTTGAGATCAAAGCAGATCCAGCCACTCCCCACTATATTCCGGAACCGGCATTGATTGTCAAAAAAATTGCCGACATCGTCTGCGAAAAAGGCTTTGCAAACAGGGTCTACTATTCATCTTTCGACCTTGCCTTACTGGCAGAGATGCGCCGCAGAGATATAGACTGCATACTTGGCTTGATTCTAGATGAAGAAAGTTTGATCGCGCAAGGGATCGATCCACTTGACTGGCTTCCCACTGTCATTTCAATTGCCCATTCAATGCAAGCCACCATCATTTCTCCTCATTACGACTTAATGACAAAAGAGGTTGTAGAAAGGCTTCATCAAGCAGGCTTACGCGCCATCCCTTGGACCATCAATCAACAATCTATCTGCCAGCACTTAATCGAGATGGGAGCCGATGGGGTCATTACTGACTACCCCATCGATATGCTTGCGTTTGTGAATCGATCATAA
- a CDS encoding OmpP1/FadL family transporter, with translation MFKKWLSRLLATLIFYLPLQIEAGGVCLYEISSADTRLASAGWSARADDPSTVFTNPAGMTRLCGKQVEMGAQAIFGHVHFDPDSDTSIKGEDGAGNIWLPSGSFFAVHPYNENLTFGLGSLGYFGSDLVYEHNWVGRYYVQKILCEGLSIVPAAAYKINEQWSIGAGANIMYGFLKQRAAVHNILDIRGDGYFNFHDYRFGYGGVVGVLYEYSCNTRFGLQYLTPVNLDFRATPKFHNIGPVLDAFLRDVGIIGSSLKLHVKVPQSVMLSAYHAFNPCWAFLCNVGWQQWSRFQRVTVSFNDLNNRTLSSKNKYQDTWHAAIGLEWYYSPSLTFSGGIAYDSSAVTDSQRQLDFPVGKQWRFGTGARWQISDCLALDFSSALMWQGNLKCDVNKPVAGHVSGTFKNTYGVFINSNIIYVF, from the coding sequence GTGTTTAAGAAATGGTTAAGTCGTTTATTGGCTACATTAATCTTTTATCTCCCTCTGCAGATTGAGGCTGGAGGGGTATGCCTTTATGAAATTTCGTCAGCCGATACGAGGCTTGCCTCGGCAGGCTGGAGTGCGCGGGCCGATGATCCCTCTACGGTATTCACAAATCCAGCTGGAATGACACGACTTTGTGGAAAGCAGGTTGAGATGGGAGCTCAAGCAATTTTTGGGCACGTTCACTTTGATCCCGATTCAGATACTTCTATAAAGGGAGAAGACGGTGCTGGGAACATCTGGTTACCTTCAGGTAGTTTTTTTGCCGTTCATCCCTACAATGAAAACCTGACGTTTGGCTTGGGGAGCCTGGGCTACTTTGGGTCTGATTTGGTCTATGAGCATAACTGGGTGGGGCGCTACTACGTTCAAAAAATATTGTGCGAAGGTCTCTCGATAGTCCCGGCAGCTGCTTATAAGATCAATGAGCAGTGGTCGATAGGCGCTGGGGCTAATATCATGTATGGATTTTTGAAACAACGGGCAGCCGTCCACAACATTCTTGATATTCGTGGGGATGGATACTTCAACTTTCACGATTACCGTTTTGGCTATGGGGGAGTCGTTGGCGTACTTTATGAATACTCTTGTAACACCCGCTTTGGCTTACAGTATTTGACTCCCGTCAATCTGGATTTTCGAGCCACGCCCAAGTTTCACAATATAGGTCCTGTCTTGGATGCTTTTTTGCGAGATGTTGGCATCATTGGAAGCTCTCTTAAGCTGCACGTTAAAGTCCCTCAAAGCGTGATGCTGAGCGCTTATCATGCATTCAATCCCTGTTGGGCATTCTTGTGCAATGTGGGCTGGCAGCAATGGTCTCGCTTTCAAAGGGTGACGGTGAGCTTCAACGATTTAAACAATCGGACGCTGAGCTCTAAGAATAAGTATCAAGATACTTGGCACGCAGCAATCGGCCTTGAGTGGTATTACTCGCCTAGCCTAACCTTTTCGGGAGGGATCGCTTATGACTCTTCGGCCGTCACCGACTCACAGCGTCAGCTGGACTTTCCGGTCGGCAAGCAATGGCGTTTCGGGACTGGGGCTCGTTGGCAAATCTCGGACTGCTTGGCACTCGACTTTTCTTCCGCACTCATGTGGCAAGGAAACTTGAAATGCGATGTCAATAAACCAGTCGCTGGACATGTATCAGGAACCTTTAAGAATACCTATGGGGTGTTTATTAATTCGAACATCATTTATGTATTCTAA
- a CDS encoding HAD family hydrolase, protein MIHLCRTSRSFIYSSLFIFLLVGKAWSDSLPSWNQGAAKNSIIQFVKAVTDERSASFIPPADRIAAFDEDGTLWVEQPLYAQLFFALDAIRLQADRHPEWKSQEPFKSILAGDQKTLRNLELKDIEQILAITHAGMTVEAFHQEVANWLDKAVHPRFKRPFTELVYQPMLELIQFLRTNQFDIYIVSGGGQEFIRAFADRVYGIPPSHVIGTAGKVKYEYQQGHPVLLKHPELLFINDHAGKPEGINLIIGKRPVAAFGNSTGDQQMLEWTQASMRKNLELLVYHDDEVREYAYGAESKIGTFSKDLKQEADRQGWLIVSMKNDWKVIFPGQRNVNQ, encoded by the coding sequence ATGATTCATCTTTGCAGAACTTCACGCAGCTTCATTTACTCTTCGCTTTTCATCTTTTTATTAGTTGGAAAGGCTTGGTCCGATAGCTTGCCTTCCTGGAATCAAGGGGCAGCCAAAAACAGCATCATTCAGTTTGTCAAAGCAGTGACAGACGAGAGGAGTGCAAGCTTTATTCCGCCAGCAGACCGCATTGCAGCATTTGATGAAGATGGAACCCTTTGGGTTGAGCAGCCTTTGTATGCGCAACTTTTTTTTGCCCTCGATGCCATCAGATTACAGGCAGATCGGCATCCAGAATGGAAAAGTCAGGAGCCGTTTAAATCGATTTTGGCAGGAGATCAAAAAACCTTACGCAATCTCGAATTGAAAGATATCGAACAGATTTTGGCCATTACCCATGCCGGTATGACGGTTGAGGCTTTTCATCAAGAAGTGGCGAATTGGCTAGACAAGGCTGTTCATCCTAGATTCAAGAGGCCATTTACAGAGCTTGTCTATCAACCTATGCTTGAACTTATTCAATTTTTGCGTACTAATCAATTTGACATTTACATCGTTTCTGGGGGTGGTCAAGAGTTCATAAGGGCTTTTGCAGACAGAGTTTACGGCATTCCTCCAAGCCATGTCATTGGAACAGCAGGCAAAGTCAAGTATGAGTATCAACAAGGGCATCCTGTCTTGCTTAAGCATCCCGAATTATTGTTTATCAATGATCATGCTGGGAAACCTGAGGGAATCAATTTAATTATAGGCAAGCGTCCTGTTGCGGCGTTTGGCAATTCGACAGGTGATCAACAAATGCTTGAGTGGACTCAAGCGAGCATGAGAAAGAATCTTGAGCTTCTCGTTTACCACGACGATGAAGTCCGGGAATATGCCTATGGAGCCGAATCTAAGATTGGTACCTTCTCTAAAGACTTAAAGCAGGAGGCTGATAGGCAAGGATGGCTCATCGTCAGTATGAAAAATGATTGGAAAGTGATTTTTCCCGGGCAAAGAAATGTTAATCAATGA
- a CDS encoding arylsulfatase gives MNFFTKKPPTGLSVRGLTPVFWLLTIFFFNALLIAEESGKTENGSKNGNKKPNIVFIMTDDVGWGDLGCYGGGENRGCLTPHLDRLAAEGMRFTNYYGQASCTAGRASFITGRIPLRTALSTVLAPGDLNGLEKEDPTIAEALKTLGYQTMQWGKWHLGDRPENFPTAHGFDEMKYMLPYYAGVYAYDYLPLQPDFPVHDEDFMKLWNQIDLSQWEGKAGQAPVKMKKKFTYEDLATADDIIREDVVGYIKKHAKDENPFFLYVCFMKVHNPNNPSPRFKGKSAGGGNYLDSLMELDDNSGQVIQAIRDAGIDENTIVVWTTDNGAWVDAWPDAGYTPFRGMKGTSFEGGFRCPAIVWWPGHIKAGSVANQMMSHMDWWPTFVKLAGGTPPSRIWKDNNGKGIIFDGIDNSDYILGKGPSKRKSFIYINDLSFGGLRINNFKLLYTAKDTWLGPELNLAFPAVYNLWWDPGEAYDAAFNGAAPTRGDLKTSPGRFSGSDHGWIIVLAQPVMTQYFSELVEYPNRPTLPTGGSANQLIDAANNPAALRRLMLLLEPSSQLQK, from the coding sequence ATGAATTTTTTCACAAAAAAACCTCCTACAGGTCTCTCTGTTAGAGGTTTGACTCCTGTCTTTTGGCTATTGACGATCTTTTTTTTCAATGCTTTATTGATAGCCGAAGAAAGTGGGAAAACGGAGAATGGCAGCAAAAATGGGAATAAGAAGCCCAATATTGTTTTCATCATGACCGACGATGTGGGTTGGGGGGATCTTGGCTGCTACGGTGGTGGGGAAAATAGGGGCTGTTTGACACCGCATTTGGATCGACTTGCCGCTGAAGGAATGCGTTTTACCAACTATTATGGTCAGGCCAGCTGTACGGCTGGGAGGGCTTCCTTCATTACGGGGCGCATTCCATTGCGTACAGCGCTTTCGACTGTCTTGGCGCCAGGCGATTTGAATGGGCTCGAGAAAGAAGATCCCACGATTGCCGAAGCTTTGAAGACGCTTGGCTATCAAACAATGCAATGGGGCAAGTGGCATTTAGGAGATCGTCCAGAGAATTTCCCAACGGCACATGGCTTTGATGAAATGAAATACATGCTTCCCTATTATGCCGGAGTCTATGCCTATGACTATCTTCCATTGCAGCCCGATTTTCCGGTGCATGATGAAGACTTCATGAAGCTTTGGAATCAGATCGATCTTAGCCAGTGGGAGGGAAAGGCTGGCCAAGCACCAGTTAAGATGAAGAAGAAATTTACCTATGAAGACCTCGCTACTGCCGATGACATCATTCGTGAAGATGTTGTCGGTTACATAAAGAAGCATGCTAAGGATGAGAATCCATTCTTTCTGTATGTCTGTTTCATGAAGGTTCACAATCCCAATAATCCTTCTCCTCGCTTTAAAGGCAAATCAGCGGGTGGTGGCAATTATCTCGATTCGCTCATGGAATTGGATGACAATTCTGGCCAAGTCATCCAAGCTATACGCGATGCGGGCATCGATGAAAATACGATTGTTGTCTGGACGACCGACAACGGCGCTTGGGTGGATGCTTGGCCCGATGCGGGTTATACGCCATTCCGCGGAATGAAAGGAACGAGCTTCGAAGGGGGATTCCGTTGCCCTGCCATCGTCTGGTGGCCTGGACACATCAAGGCTGGCAGTGTAGCCAATCAAATGATGTCTCATATGGATTGGTGGCCAACATTTGTGAAATTAGCAGGGGGCACTCCTCCTTCACGCATCTGGAAAGACAATAATGGAAAGGGGATAATCTTCGATGGAATCGATAATAGCGATTACATTCTAGGCAAGGGGCCATCTAAACGCAAATCGTTTATCTATATCAATGATTTGTCCTTTGGTGGCCTACGCATCAACAACTTTAAGCTTTTGTACACGGCCAAAGATACGTGGCTGGGGCCTGAGTTGAATTTGGCATTCCCTGCTGTTTATAATTTATGGTGGGATCCAGGCGAGGCCTACGATGCAGCCTTTAATGGAGCTGCTCCAACGCGCGGAGATTTGAAAACGTCTCCAGGAAGATTCTCTGGATCCGATCATGGCTGGATTATTGTGCTGGCTCAGCCGGTCATGACTCAGTACTTTTCTGAGTTGGTTGAATATCCCAACAGGCCGACTCTGCCAACTGGTGGATCTGCCAATCAACTCATCGATGCTGCTAATAATCCGGCAGCCTTGAGACGGCTTATGTTGCTCTTAGAACCTTCTTCACAATTGCAAAAGTAA
- a CDS encoding formylglycine-generating enzyme family protein, with protein MLTMTRHWKTVYSSLFLLFLSFANQATGSCCSSTLPSRFDLPKTPEGMRWIPGGTFTMGSDNKDSKSDEKPLHKVFVDGFWMDVTPVTNREFKAFVDATGYVTTAEKAPTLEEIMSQVPPGTPAPAPELLVASSLVFKPSNGPVSLRSNRAWWEWKAGADWKHPLGPESSIDGKEDHPVVQVSWFDAVEYAKWAGKRLPTEAEWEFAARGGQEGNLYVWGNEPFSEENPQANIWQGAFPYKSTKPDEAMGTTPVKAFSPNAYGLYDMSGNVWQWCSDFYHASHYKEEAKKELSSNPIGPKTSFDPEEPYAVKHVHRGGSFLCHDSYCKGYRIAARMKTCPDTSLNHLGFRCVTTPEMRKNNQVQKES; from the coding sequence ATGTTAACAATGACTCGGCACTGGAAAACTGTTTATTCCTCTCTCTTTTTACTTTTTTTGAGCTTTGCAAACCAAGCCACTGGCTCATGCTGCAGCTCCACACTTCCTAGCCGTTTTGATCTGCCTAAAACTCCCGAGGGAATGCGTTGGATCCCTGGCGGCACCTTCACAATGGGATCAGATAATAAGGACTCTAAAAGTGACGAAAAGCCGCTGCATAAAGTATTCGTCGATGGATTTTGGATGGATGTAACGCCCGTGACCAACAGAGAATTTAAGGCATTCGTCGATGCAACTGGCTATGTTACAACAGCCGAAAAAGCACCGACTCTCGAAGAGATCATGAGTCAAGTTCCCCCCGGCACCCCTGCTCCCGCACCTGAGCTGCTTGTCGCCTCCTCCTTAGTTTTTAAACCATCGAACGGCCCTGTCTCCTTGCGCAGTAATCGGGCCTGGTGGGAATGGAAAGCAGGAGCCGATTGGAAACATCCACTCGGTCCAGAAAGTTCGATCGATGGCAAAGAAGACCATCCCGTCGTGCAAGTCTCTTGGTTTGATGCAGTAGAATACGCCAAATGGGCAGGCAAGCGCCTTCCAACCGAAGCCGAATGGGAGTTTGCAGCGCGCGGCGGCCAAGAAGGGAATCTCTATGTTTGGGGAAACGAACCTTTTTCAGAAGAGAATCCGCAAGCGAACATTTGGCAAGGAGCATTTCCATACAAAAGCACGAAGCCCGATGAGGCTATGGGGACGACTCCCGTCAAAGCCTTTTCTCCCAACGCTTATGGCCTCTATGATATGTCTGGTAATGTATGGCAATGGTGCTCAGATTTTTACCACGCTTCTCACTACAAGGAAGAAGCTAAAAAAGAACTTTCTTCCAATCCCATAGGACCCAAAACGAGTTTCGATCCAGAAGAGCCCTATGCCGTCAAACACGTTCATCGGGGAGGATCTTTTCTCTGTCATGACAGTTACTGCAAGGGTTACCGCATCGCCGCCAGAATGAAAACATGTCCTGATACAAGCTTAAACCACTTAGGCTTTCGCTGCGTGACGACGCCTGAGATGAGAAAAAACAATCAAGTGCAAAAAGAATCCTGA